A segment of the Lycium barbarum isolate Lr01 chromosome 7, ASM1917538v2, whole genome shotgun sequence genome:
TGTTTGTAAGCACCGTATATATTCTTTCCCTTTTTGTTCCTAATTGTGAACCAATTCAGAGGTAACAACTAACAAACAACATAGTAAAACGTGTGCTTTCCTATTAGGAAAGTGACCAACTTTTATTTTACCTAATAAATTGATATTTTCTCTATACTAATTTACGTGAAacttttcatttttcaaaatttaaaataggtaaatttttacatatattttaaaatatatattttttaatcatGTTAACATGAGACAGATTGTAACTTATAAGtatttttcatataattttttaatatctaaattttaattttaaaatgcTGAGTTAATATAGTCCAATTTGACTTTAaagattagtcaaattaactctcaTGAAACAAAAagtaccacataaattgaaacggacgAAGTATATTTTTTAAGCCAATAAATCCTGTCTTTTTCCTcccaaatttttccaaaaagGTTCTTGTCAAATTAGCATTATATTTTTGCAAACAACAGAGGTAATTAAAGGTCTTGATTAGATTAAGGATCCCGAGTACCATATGAAAAAAGGAGCTAATTGTGAATGAATTGAAAAttgataacaacacatttccttcaaGATCTTAGAGGGGATAAGGTACGTACATTGTGGAAATATTTCAACTTATAAGACTTTGGAAGAATTAAAAACTACAAAAACGAAACGGTTCACTTTGGACAACAAAGGATGATTAATCAAGGCTGATAATGGATTCTTTAACCAGCCTTACTAGGAGCTCTAGGAACTCTAAGTAATTGTCTGAAGATTTTGTTACACTTACGTATTATTAGTGTCAATATCAGAAGGGTATCTTCTATAATTTCGCAGAAgggtatttttttatttcttcttgTCATTAATAACTTATTTATATTTTAGATAATACTAGGTAGAAACACCACTATGACGAATTGATTCTGTGAGTGTTCGTGGAAGGTGAGATACTCCTGAATTCGCCTCTAGTTTAATGATTGAAAAATTAATTACACACAGGAAACATAATGACTAGCTAGGAAAGAGGACTATATTCCAAAACGAATGATCAATAATATCTTTAGTCAAATTAAATCCAATGCAAAACCACAAATAATCTCAAGTCCATgaaatggaaaggaagaaaataaACCTTATTGACTAACCAAACAACAGGCATAAATTAAAGAAAGAATCACATATCAAGTGTTAGCTGCTCTAATATTCTTAAGCAATGATCATCAAGAACACAGCAAATAATGCAACAATAAATTTATAATTAGGACTAATCCCAAAGGCAGTTGATGAGGCAGGGGGACTTGAATTAGGAGATCCCACTTCAACTGGCAAAACAGTAATGGCTAATTTCATGCCTTGATCACAATGGCCTCTTATTCCACAAAAATACCATTTCTTGCCAGGATATGTCAATTCAATTACATCATTTCCAGTATTGAAGGATGTAACAGTAGTAGATGGTGCACAATCTTGGAAGGATATTAGATCTGCTTTAAACACATTGTGAACTCCTTCCTTGTACTTGAAAActgcacacacacacaaaaaaaaaaaaaaagttttcatTATATATGACACCAAAATTAAACACTGTTCATTTTGTGTTATTTGCTTTTTGAAGGTTAAAGAAACACTAAGGCATAACATGCGTAGAGTTTAATTTCTATACGTCAAAAGTGTAAAAGAATTTTTGCACTATCAACAGAGGTGACGAAGTTAGGT
Coding sequences within it:
- the LOC132601773 gene encoding blue copper protein 1a-like, with translation MALKAFLIALAVVSMVVAPAMATEHLVGMIKVGKKCLKVFKYKEGVHNVFKADLISFQDCAPSTTVTSFNTGNDVIELTYPGKKWYFCGIRGHCDQGMKLAITVLPVEVGSPNSSPPASSTAFGISPNYKFIVALFAVFLMIIA